The following proteins are encoded in a genomic region of Oncorhynchus gorbuscha isolate QuinsamMale2020 ecotype Even-year linkage group LG11, OgorEven_v1.0, whole genome shotgun sequence:
- the nif3l1 gene encoding NIF3-like protein 1 has protein sequence MLTGYKNVFQRILSLTCRRSYHESIFQTLACSTFSSHSKLSALRSSFFSDPSHCNIRSCQLSTHLHHCYSFSCSLSHSSRTTGPMDLKEVLKVLEELAPLSLAESWDNVGLLVEPIKCRPIKTILLTNDLTDSVMSEAEAMNCDLIISYHPPLFHPIKCLVSKNWKQRLAIRAITAGIAVFSPHTSWDSVKGGVNDWLVGGIGNGKVSVLSQAFSSASQSHKLEFTARSQEELNTIMAELKGTNSGVNLQHTAVSSETDGFFISLICPDSGLTPSVQTLLQHATPSQSLSILQVKKRPLPGYGQGRLSVLDEPVTVAAAVQRMKSHLGLNHLRLALGAQQTLESIVSTVAVCAGSGGSVLNGVKADLYITGEMSHHEVLDSVAAGASVILSDHSNSERGFLAVFKKRLAGHLSNSVTVALSRADRDPLEVV, from the exons ATGTTGACTGGATACAAGAATGTTTTCCAGAGAATTCTGTCATTGACCTGCAGAAGGAGCTACCACGAAAGCATCTTTCAAACACTTGCTTGTTCCACTTTCTCTTCTCACTCCAAATTGTCTGCCCTTCGCTCATCCTTTTTTTCTGACCCCTCTCATTGTAATATTAGGTCTTGTCAGCTTTCTACCCATCTCCATCATTGCTACTCTTTTTCGTGCTCGCTTTCCCACTCTTCTCGTACAACAGGTCCAATGGATTTAAAGGAGGTTCTCAAGGTTCTGGAGGAGCTCGCCCCTCTATCACTGGCAGAGTCCTGGGATAACGTTGGCCTATTAGTTGAGCCCATTAAATGTCGGCCTATCAAAACCATCCTGTTAACCAATGACCTGACCGATTCTGTCATGTCGGAAGCAGAGGCCATGAACTGCGATCTCATCATCTCTTACCACCCCCCGCTGTTTCATCCAATCAAGTGCTTGGTTTCAAAGAACTGGAAGCAGCGATTGGCTATCCGGGCGATTACGGCTGGAATAGCAGTGTTTTCTCCTCACACCTCTTGGGACAGCGTCAAAGGAGGCGtgaatgactggctggttggAGGAATTg GGAATGGCAAAGTTTCGGTGTTGAGTCAAGCCTTCAGTAGCGCCTCCCAGAGCCACAAACTGGAGTTTACAGCCAGGAGTCAGGAGGAGCTCAACACCATCATGGCAGAACTGAAGGGGACGAATAGCGGTGTCAATTTACAGCACACAGCTGTCAG CTCTGAAACTGATGGCTTCTTCATAAGTCTGATCTGTCCAGACTCAGGGCTGACCCCCAGTGTTCAAACTCTGTTACAACACGCCACTCCCAGCCAGTCTCTCAGTATCCTTCAAGTAAAAAAG CGTCCTCTCCCAGGCTACGGCCAAGGGCGACTAAGTGTTTTGGACGAGCCCGTAACTGTGGCGGCAGCCGTCCAGCGAATGAAATCACACCTAGGTTTGAATCACCTTCGACTGGCCCTCGGAGCCCAGCAAACTTTAG AGTCCATTGTAAGCACTGTGGCAGTGTGTGCTGGGTCCGGAGGCTCAGTATTGAATGGAGTGAAAGCAGACCtctacatcacag GTGAGATGTCCCATCACGAGGTCCTGGACTCCGTCGCTGCGGGTGCCAGTGTGATCCTCAGTGACCATAGCAACAGCGAGCGTGGTTTCCTGGCCGTGTTCAAGAAGAGGCTGGCAGGGCATCTGTCCAACTCTGTTACCGTGGCGCTGTCACGAGCTGACAGGGACCCCCTGGAGGTGGTCTGA